Proteins encoded by one window of Sulfurimonas hongkongensis:
- the upp gene encoding uracil phosphoribosyltransferase: MVYELSNPVTKTLITHLRDQKSDAIRFRHTVAELTKQLVYEALKEFPLVQKNIKTWQGEQNFGTIDEKNIVVASVLRAGMPMLDSAIELLPESTAGFLAMKRDEITHKSVLYYDRLPECREKTILLVDPMLATGGSMCDAIELIKSKNPMKIIMLNIIGAPEGIDVVTSVHPDVDIYISQIDERLNSNKFIIPGLGDVGDRSYNTVE; this comes from the coding sequence ATGGTTTATGAATTATCAAACCCAGTTACAAAAACATTAATTACTCACTTAAGAGATCAAAAAAGTGATGCCATTCGTTTTAGACATACAGTTGCAGAGCTTACAAAGCAACTTGTTTATGAAGCATTAAAAGAGTTCCCCTTAGTCCAAAAGAACATAAAGACTTGGCAAGGAGAACAAAATTTTGGCACTATTGATGAAAAAAATATAGTCGTAGCATCTGTTTTGAGAGCAGGTATGCCTATGTTAGATAGTGCTATAGAACTTCTTCCTGAAAGCACTGCAGGCTTTTTGGCAATGAAAAGAGATGAGATTACACATAAAAGTGTTCTCTATTATGACAGACTTCCTGAGTGTAGAGAAAAAACTATACTTTTAGTTGACCCGATGCTAGCAACAGGTGGTTCAATGTGCGATGCGATAGAGCTTATTAAAAGTAAAAATCCTATGAAAATAATTATGCTCAACATTATCGGTGCACCTGAAGGCATAGATGTAGTAACCTCTGTACATCCTGATGTTGATATCTATATTTCACAGATAGATGAAAGACTAAATAGTAACAAGTTCATAATTCCAGGTCTAGGAGATGTAGGTGACCGCTCTTACAACACGGTTGAATAG
- the rpiB gene encoding ribose 5-phosphate isomerase B, protein MKFYIATDHAGLDLKDFTVELLKQKGHEVIDLGPFSKTRVDYPDFAIKVCQAVLADKESQGILICGSGIGMSMAANRLSGIRAALCHDAYTAMVARGHNDANVLCFGERVVGNGVAESIIDSWLASSFDGGRHCGRVEKIEAIK, encoded by the coding sequence ATGAAATTTTATATTGCAACAGATCATGCCGGATTGGATTTAAAAGATTTTACTGTAGAATTGTTAAAGCAAAAGGGTCATGAAGTCATAGACCTTGGTCCTTTTTCAAAGACAAGAGTGGACTATCCAGACTTTGCCATCAAGGTTTGTCAAGCAGTTTTAGCAGACAAGGAGTCTCAAGGCATCCTAATTTGTGGCTCTGGCATAGGAATGAGCATGGCAGCAAATCGCCTCAGCGGCATCAGAGCTGCGCTTTGTCATGACGCATATACTGCAATGGTAGCAAGAGGACACAACGATGCAAATGTTCTGTGTTTTGGTGAGAGAGTTGTAGGTAATGGTGTAGCAGAATCCATAATAGACTCATGGCTAGCATCAAGTTTTGATGGTGGAAGACACTGCGGTCGCGTTGAGAAGATAGAAGCAATAAAGTAG
- a CDS encoding c-type cytochrome — protein MKNILILIFPLYLFASSSFITPLEYASQLYKNPRGIGCHNCHGDKGEGKIVATYIDKKKQKNFTGPVINELDFEYFFNSLNERKDGMPRYFLTKKEIQALYLYLQEAKKNVK, from the coding sequence ATGAAAAATATATTGATTTTAATCTTTCCACTCTACCTCTTTGCATCTAGTTCTTTTATAACTCCACTAGAGTACGCATCTCAACTCTACAAAAATCCAAGAGGCATAGGTTGTCATAACTGTCATGGAGACAAAGGCGAGGGCAAGATAGTTGCAACTTACATAGATAAAAAAAAACAAAAAAACTTTACTGGACCAGTTATAAATGAACTAGATTTTGAGTACTTTTTTAACTCACTAAATGAGCGAAAAGATGGGATGCCAAGATACTTTTTAACTAAAAAAGAGATTCAAGCACTCTATCTTTACCTACAAGAAGCGAAAAAAAATGTTAAGTAA
- a CDS encoding HpcH/HpaI aldolase/citrate lyase family protein — protein sequence MLSKIVQAFKQRDVEALDAMVVPTVRVLNKRDDFTSVLMLSCNKIKHLEKISELEADCIILNLEDGVSKEDKPLALALCAIYLVKHKECSKKLVVRVNALEEGGYDEIAYLNQFMPDAIRVSKIKTKKEVESVLALLDEDIELHLSIETSEAWHNLATLRVKKRVTTFYLGILDLLADLRLPQSLLKIDNPTIIYILTHFLVSSRAMGVKAVSFVYQEFEKLDEFSKWIELEKSLGYDAKACISPAQVRLVNKTFSYSELEIKRAKEIVKLFEMRRENGVTGFTHPEYGFIDEPIYKGALALL from the coding sequence ATGTTAAGTAAAATTGTGCAAGCTTTTAAACAAAGAGATGTAGAAGCTCTAGACGCTATGGTTGTGCCAACAGTTAGAGTTTTAAACAAAAGAGATGATTTTACATCAGTGCTTATGCTCTCATGCAATAAAATAAAACACTTAGAAAAGATAAGTGAGCTTGAAGCAGACTGCATAATTTTAAACCTTGAAGATGGGGTAAGCAAAGAAGATAAACCTCTTGCATTAGCCCTTTGTGCTATATATCTAGTCAAGCATAAAGAGTGTAGTAAAAAGCTCGTAGTGAGAGTAAACGCACTTGAAGAGGGCGGTTATGATGAGATAGCTTATCTAAACCAGTTTATGCCAGATGCCATAAGAGTCTCAAAGATAAAAACAAAAAAAGAGGTAGAGAGTGTTTTGGCTCTTTTAGATGAAGATATAGAGCTTCATCTCTCCATAGAAACCTCAGAAGCGTGGCATAACTTGGCAACTTTGCGGGTAAAGAAAAGAGTTACTACATTTTATCTAGGCATCTTAGATCTTTTAGCAGATTTGAGGCTTCCTCAAAGTCTGTTAAAGATTGATAATCCTACTATAATCTACATACTTACGCACTTCTTAGTAAGCTCAAGAGCTATGGGAGTCAAAGCTGTCTCTTTTGTTTACCAGGAGTTTGAAAAACTAGATGAATTTTCAAAATGGATAGAGCTTGAAAAATCTTTAGGCTACGATGCAAAAGCTTGTATCTCTCCAGCACAAGTAAGATTGGTAAATAAAACCTTTTCTTATAGTGAACTTGAGATAAAAAGGGCAAAAGAGATAGTAAAACTATTTGAGATGCGAAGAGAAAATGGAGTTACAGGCTTTACTCACCCTGAGTACGGCTTTATAGACGAGCCAATATATAAAGGTGCTTTAGCACTTTTATAA
- the folD gene encoding bifunctional methylenetetrahydrofolate dehydrogenase/methenyltetrahydrofolate cyclohydrolase FolD, which produces MQLLDGKALSKKIEEKVASDVKELKSTCGCTPGLAVVLVGKDPASQAYVNMKKKACDRVGFYSITHEMPETISQEAIEKSIIKMNNDSSIDGILIQLPLPSHIDTTKLLELVTPEKDVDGFHPFNVGRLTTGLDGFVPCTPLGVMDLLKEYNIDVEGKNCVVVGASNIVGKPMASLLLNANATVEICHIFTDDLKKHTLAADMIFVGVGVINLIKEDMVKDGAVVVDIGINRAQNGKLVGDVDFERVSKKCSYITPVPGGVGPMTIAMLLSNTLKAAKANALKLKEAQV; this is translated from the coding sequence ATGCAGTTATTAGATGGCAAAGCACTCTCAAAAAAAATAGAAGAAAAAGTAGCTAGTGATGTTAAAGAGCTAAAATCAACTTGCGGATGCACGCCTGGTTTAGCTGTTGTTTTAGTTGGAAAAGATCCAGCAAGTCAAGCTTACGTAAATATGAAGAAAAAAGCTTGCGATAGAGTCGGTTTTTACTCCATCACTCATGAGATGCCAGAGACTATCTCTCAAGAGGCTATTGAGAAAAGCATAATTAAGATGAATAATGACTCAAGTATAGATGGTATACTCATTCAACTCCCCCTTCCATCACACATAGATACAACTAAACTTTTAGAACTTGTCACACCAGAGAAAGATGTTGATGGCTTTCATCCCTTTAATGTAGGAAGGCTCACAACTGGACTTGATGGCTTTGTTCCTTGTACACCACTTGGTGTCATGGACTTGTTAAAAGAGTACAATATCGATGTAGAGGGGAAAAACTGCGTTGTAGTTGGAGCATCAAACATAGTTGGAAAACCTATGGCATCACTCTTACTAAACGCAAATGCAACAGTTGAGATATGCCATATATTTACAGATGACCTCAAAAAACACACACTTGCTGCAGATATGATTTTTGTAGGAGTTGGAGTGATAAATCTCATCAAAGAAGATATGGTTAAAGATGGTGCTGTTGTTGTAGATATCGGTATCAATCGTGCCCAAAATGGAAAACTAGTAGGTGACGTTGACTTTGAGAGAGTTAGTAAAAAATGCTCTTACATCACTCCTGTTCCTGGCGGAGTTGGTCCTATGACAATAGCAATGCTTCTCTCTAACACTCTAAAAGCAGCTAAAGCTAATGCTCTTAAACTAAAAGAGGCACAAGTTTAA
- a CDS encoding flagellar assembly protein A, translating into MAIFASGKKGTQSSQTKIRPTVVRTQNVAKELISIAKSNDVSIHSIDFNVLEVQTYTRINKDNEEVDWEEATDEELQKLLTKENLLNKNFGLKQMYEIEIFSKVEGDPYQDFHLAIGANATKCKVYLSIKEDSQISYNKNFEQDLVTLINKSKVRANILINVFDTMMPSVVSKITAYVRVQESARYEKSEMHLVAESYEPILTKNDALILHYEKKENIDDNEKIDYANRGFIKSVKKDELLMEYIRAKKGTPGRNCRGEFLEPKEPLESNTPTFTTDETIKIIESDDKIEYRAVENGYIVLDANAYTIKSDIDIDEISFRSTGNIHAGVDSDVNISVTESDVMKDAIGTGMEVEVSEIEIEGNVGPNAQVKALKASVGGQTHKTASIKADNLRINVHKGKAYGKNIHITRLEHGEVTGDVVDIVQCVGGHIRAKEVTIERCGSYVNAVASRFIEIKKLQGSENTFVIDPLLKGSVKEGLNQNKEEISKLKKSVKNIKQEIEQYTEMVQNNKKAFEDVKKRLLHYKKNNVKMPSSFIKQYNNFKKAREHLAKIKKEFSSKRDYLNLLTTKTASFQDNIFNARIINRDRWTEHNEIIFKLVDPPIEVSFKPPEGSHDKIFAIVESDDGKYKIEAVKE; encoded by the coding sequence ATGGCAATATTTGCTTCTGGCAAAAAAGGTACTCAATCATCACAAACTAAGATTCGTCCAACTGTTGTGCGAACTCAAAACGTTGCAAAGGAGTTGATTTCTATTGCAAAAAGTAATGACGTTAGTATTCACTCTATTGATTTTAATGTGCTAGAAGTTCAGACATATACAAGGATAAACAAGGATAATGAAGAAGTAGATTGGGAAGAGGCTACAGATGAAGAACTACAAAAACTACTAACTAAAGAAAACCTACTTAACAAAAACTTTGGTCTAAAGCAGATGTACGAGATAGAGATTTTTTCTAAAGTAGAAGGTGATCCATATCAAGATTTTCATCTAGCAATTGGTGCAAATGCTACTAAGTGTAAAGTATATCTAAGCATAAAAGAAGATTCACAAATCTCATATAACAAAAATTTTGAGCAAGATTTAGTCACTCTTATAAATAAAAGTAAGGTTCGTGCAAATATTCTTATAAATGTTTTTGACACAATGATGCCAAGTGTTGTGTCAAAAATAACAGCATATGTAAGAGTTCAAGAGAGTGCAAGATATGAAAAAAGCGAAATGCATCTTGTAGCTGAGTCCTATGAACCTATACTTACAAAAAATGACGCTTTAATACTTCATTATGAAAAAAAAGAAAATATTGATGATAATGAAAAGATAGACTATGCAAACAGAGGCTTTATAAAGAGTGTAAAAAAAGACGAACTTCTTATGGAATACATCAGAGCAAAAAAAGGAACACCTGGTAGAAACTGTAGAGGTGAATTTTTAGAACCAAAAGAACCACTAGAGTCAAATACTCCTACTTTTACTACTGATGAGACTATCAAAATTATAGAGAGTGATGATAAGATAGAGTATAGAGCAGTTGAAAATGGATATATAGTTCTTGATGCCAATGCTTATACTATAAAGTCTGATATAGATATAGATGAGATTAGTTTTAGGTCTACTGGAAATATTCACGCTGGCGTTGACTCTGATGTAAATATTAGCGTAACAGAGAGTGATGTTATGAAAGATGCTATTGGGACTGGTATGGAAGTTGAAGTCAGTGAGATAGAGATAGAAGGAAATGTCGGTCCAAATGCTCAGGTAAAAGCACTAAAAGCAAGTGTTGGCGGACAAACACACAAAACGGCGAGTATAAAAGCAGATAACTTGCGCATAAATGTTCATAAAGGAAAGGCGTATGGAAAAAATATCCATATAACAAGACTAGAACACGGAGAGGTAACTGGAGATGTAGTCGATATCGTCCAATGTGTAGGTGGACATATAAGAGCAAAAGAGGTAACCATAGAGAGATGCGGTTCTTATGTTAATGCTGTTGCATCTAGATTTATTGAGATAAAAAAACTTCAAGGTAGTGAAAATACTTTTGTTATAGATCCACTTCTTAAAGGCTCTGTTAAAGAGGGGCTAAACCAAAACAAAGAAGAGATTTCAAAGCTAAAAAAAAGTGTAAAAAACATAAAACAAGAGATAGAACAATATACAGAAATGGTTCAAAACAATAAAAAAGCTTTTGAGGATGTAAAAAAACGACTTCTTCATTATAAAAAAAACAATGTAAAGATGCCATCTTCGTTTATAAAACAGTACAATAATTTTAAAAAAGCGAGAGAACATTTAGCTAAGATAAAAAAAGAGTTCTCATCTAAGAGAGACTATTTAAATCTTTTGACAACTAAAACTGCATCTTTTCAAGACAATATTTTTAACGCAAGAATTATAAATAGAGACAGATGGACAGAACATAATGAGATAATATTTAAGCTTGTAGACCCACCAATAGAAGTCTCTTTTAAACCACCTGAAGGCTCACATGATAAAATCTTTGCAATAGTAGAATCAGATGATGGAAAATATAAAATAGAGGCGGTAAAAGAGTAG
- a CDS encoding site-2 protease family protein — MESIDILKIASAIFALAIAIIGHEIMHGWVAFMYGDTTAKNAGRLSINPLIHIDLVGTIIVPATMYFLPILLGGESGFLFGWAKPVPINTSTVVRNGGYNAAMQVDLAGIVYNFTIATIASIALVAMSQPTTADSIVYIFAYMLVFQLLIINVVLGVFNLLPIPQFDGAHFLMHLALKYRVNAVAEFFYKNERYGIIIVLIILMTPIKDYVLLLPVRTILALLT, encoded by the coding sequence ATGGAATCTATTGATATTTTAAAGATTGCATCTGCAATCTTTGCACTAGCCATTGCCATTATCGGACATGAAATCATGCACGGTTGGGTAGCTTTCATGTATGGCGATACAACTGCAAAAAATGCTGGAAGACTCTCTATAAACCCTCTTATACATATTGATTTAGTTGGTACTATTATAGTTCCAGCTACTATGTACTTTTTACCAATTTTACTAGGCGGAGAGAGTGGATTTTTGTTTGGTTGGGCAAAACCTGTGCCGATAAACACTTCTACAGTTGTGAGAAATGGTGGCTACAACGCTGCTATGCAAGTTGACTTGGCTGGGATAGTTTATAACTTTACTATAGCAACCATAGCTTCTATAGCACTTGTAGCAATGAGCCAACCTACTACTGCAGATAGTATTGTTTATATCTTTGCCTATATGCTTGTTTTTCAACTGCTCATCATAAATGTCGTTTTGGGAGTTTTTAATCTTCTCCCTATCCCTCAGTTTGATGGAGCACACTTCTTAATGCATTTAGCACTAAAATACAGAGTAAACGCTGTAGCAGAGTTTTTTTACAAAAATGAGAGGTATGGCATCATTATAGTTCTTATAATTTTGATGACGCCCATCAAAGACTATGTCTTACTTTTGCCAGTTAGAACTATTCTCGCACTACTTACATAA
- the murJ gene encoding murein biosynthesis integral membrane protein MurJ — MFRSIFTNSFGILFSRILGFLRDLLTASALGASVYSDIFFIAFKLPNLFRRIFAEGAFTQVFIPAYAHSKHKSVFSASIFLIFLSIILIITLLVNILPSLATQTIAIGFDDETIRLASPFVAINFWYLPLIFIMTFLSTMLQYKKHFATTAFSTALLNISLILALLLSQDKSQLEIVYYLSFGVVIGGVLQLIVHLIAIHKLGLFKPLYGGFKYIKTKSIHIKEESKKFKKQFFPAMWGNSTPQVSAFLDTILASFLATGSISYLYYANRIFQLPLALFAIATSIALFPSVARYIKNKQNNEAKAYMKKAFWFLTFLLTASTIGGIILSHEIVWLLFERGSFTAEDTTNSSTVLQMYMIGLLPLGLQKLFLLWLYANERQLHAAKIATFSLLFYVIFALTLIAPMGAAGLALAGTISGFAGFTLTVKAFGIKDFLEMLGLKNIIYLIVGSTALSLLLLAFKSFISVL; from the coding sequence ATGTTTAGATCCATTTTTACAAATAGTTTCGGAATACTCTTCTCTAGAATACTTGGATTTCTTAGAGATTTACTCACTGCCTCGGCTTTGGGTGCGAGTGTTTATAGCGATATTTTCTTTATCGCTTTTAAATTACCAAATCTTTTTCGCCGAATCTTTGCAGAGGGTGCCTTTACACAAGTATTCATTCCAGCTTATGCACACTCTAAACACAAGTCCGTTTTTTCAGCAAGTATTTTTTTAATCTTTTTATCAATAATTCTTATAATAACTTTGCTTGTCAACATTCTACCATCTCTTGCCACTCAAACCATAGCTATAGGTTTTGATGATGAAACTATAAGGCTTGCATCCCCTTTTGTTGCTATAAATTTCTGGTATCTTCCACTCATTTTTATAATGACTTTTTTAAGTACAATGCTTCAATACAAAAAACACTTTGCAACAACAGCATTCTCAACTGCACTGCTAAATATCTCTCTTATTTTAGCTCTACTACTCTCACAAGACAAATCTCAACTAGAGATAGTTTATTACCTTAGTTTTGGTGTAGTTATAGGTGGGGTTTTACAGCTCATCGTACACTTAATAGCTATACACAAACTAGGCCTTTTTAAACCTTTGTATGGTGGTTTTAAGTACATAAAAACAAAATCCATTCACATAAAAGAAGAATCAAAAAAGTTTAAAAAGCAGTTTTTTCCTGCGATGTGGGGCAACTCAACTCCACAAGTTAGTGCTTTTTTAGACACCATCTTAGCATCATTTCTAGCAACTGGTTCCATCAGCTATCTCTACTATGCAAACCGTATCTTTCAACTCCCACTAGCACTTTTTGCTATTGCAACTTCCATAGCACTCTTTCCTAGTGTGGCTAGATATATTAAAAACAAACAAAACAACGAAGCGAAAGCCTATATGAAAAAGGCTTTTTGGTTTTTAACATTTTTACTAACTGCAAGCACCATTGGTGGCATCATACTCTCTCATGAGATAGTTTGGCTCTTGTTTGAGAGAGGTTCATTTACCGCAGAGGACACGACAAACTCAAGTACAGTTCTTCAGATGTATATGATAGGACTTCTGCCACTTGGACTTCAAAAACTCTTTTTGCTTTGGTTATATGCAAATGAAAGACAACTCCACGCTGCAAAGATAGCAACATTTTCACTTCTTTTCTATGTTATCTTTGCACTAACACTTATAGCTCCAATGGGAGCCGCTGGATTAGCATTAGCTGGGACTATCAGCGGTTTTGCGGGCTTCACTCTGACTGTAAAAGCCTTTGGCATAAAAGACTTTTTAGAGATGCTAGGCTTAAAAAACATAATATATCTCATAGTTGGCTCTACAGCTTTAAGTCTCTTGCTTTTAGCTTTTAAGAGTTTTATCTCTGTGCTATAA
- the lepB gene encoding signal peptidase I: MKEFLYKTYKFSNSWTGTIVIVLFIIFFIAQAFRIPSGSMKDSLLVGDHLFAKKFAYGISMPHIPFLEVSIMPWSDRLRLVDGDKPKRGDIVIFRPPHNPKQHYVKRCVALPEDELFISDKNLYIHHHEGDEWIKKNFKDYEIVVLGGKLWVKNPYMKKHPGIHHDDKIQNNGRYHMELFEFAPIKIDKDHYFMMGDNRDHSNDSRFWGAVPYDNIEGTPWFIYFSIGSNWEIRWDRIGKTPTDLEQKEHLDIAIQERIKEDKDDHGIY, translated from the coding sequence ATGAAAGAGTTTTTATACAAAACTTACAAATTTTCAAACTCATGGACTGGAACTATAGTCATAGTTCTTTTTATCATCTTTTTTATAGCTCAAGCCTTTAGAATTCCATCTGGCTCAATGAAAGACTCTCTTCTTGTAGGAGACCATCTCTTTGCTAAAAAATTTGCTTATGGTATCTCTATGCCACATATTCCTTTTTTAGAGGTCTCTATCATGCCATGGAGCGATAGACTTCGTTTAGTTGATGGAGATAAGCCAAAAAGAGGCGATATTGTTATCTTTAGACCGCCTCACAATCCTAAGCAACACTATGTCAAAAGATGTGTAGCACTTCCTGAAGATGAACTTTTTATAAGTGATAAAAATCTTTATATTCATCATCATGAGGGAGATGAGTGGATAAAAAAGAATTTTAAAGATTATGAAATAGTAGTCCTTGGAGGAAAACTTTGGGTTAAAAATCCATATATGAAAAAACATCCAGGTATCCATCACGATGATAAAATCCAAAACAATGGAAGATACCATATGGAGCTTTTTGAATTTGCTCCTATTAAGATAGATAAAGATCACTACTTTATGATGGGAGATAATCGTGATCACTCAAATGACAGCCGTTTTTGGGGAGCAGTTCCTTATGACAATATAGAGGGAACTCCTTGGTTTATCTACTTCTCCATAGGAAGTAACTGGGAAATTAGATGGGATAGAATCGGAAAAACCCCAACAGATTTAGAGCAAAAAGAACATCTTGACATTGCAATACAAGAGAGAATAAAAGAAGATAAAGACGATCATGGAATCTATTGA
- a CDS encoding adenine phosphoribosyltransferase has translation MTLSKTERKIIEDSIREIKDFPKPGIVFKDITTLLSDKYAFGVLMNHLYQRYKEYNLDFIVGIDARGFIFASALAQMLGIGFVPIRKHGKLPYTTIGEKYSLEYGVDEVEIHIDAFRGQKDARVLLLDDLIATGGTANAAATLIKQAGAECVEACFVVTLTFLDGYKEVEKKTPVYSIIEVK, from the coding sequence ATGACACTTAGCAAAACAGAAAGAAAAATCATTGAAGACTCCATCAGAGAGATAAAAGATTTTCCAAAACCGGGAATTGTCTTTAAAGATATCACAACTCTCTTAAGCGACAAATACGCTTTTGGTGTTTTGATGAATCATCTATACCAAAGATATAAAGAGTATAACCTAGACTTTATAGTCGGTATAGATGCAAGAGGTTTCATCTTTGCCTCTGCCCTAGCTCAGATGCTAGGCATCGGCTTTGTTCCTATACGCAAACATGGGAAACTTCCATATACTACTATTGGTGAGAAGTACTCACTAGAGTATGGTGTAGATGAAGTTGAGATTCATATAGATGCTTTTAGAGGACAAAAAGATGCTAGGGTTCTTCTTTTAGATGACCTCATTGCAACTGGCGGAACTGCAAATGCTGCAGCTACACTTATAAAACAAGCAGGTGCTGAGTGTGTTGAGGCTTGTTTTGTTGTTACTCTTACCTTTTTAGATGGTTACAAAGAAGTAGAGAAAAAAACTCCTGTTTATTCAATTATAGAGGTTAAATAA
- the cysS gene encoding cysteine--tRNA ligase: MKIYDSQQKIKREFIPQDKNNVTLYVCGPTVYDDAHLGHAKSALVFDLLCRVLRANGYKVTYARNITDIDDKIIKKAQQENKTIKEITEFYTEAYHKEMSKLGVIRPDIEPKATESLDAMIEFIQRLIDKNHAYKTEDGDVYFDTSSDAEYLSLSKRVQEEEDKLQRVESSSQKRSSADFALWKSIKDGSVTFDSPYGKGRPGWHLECSAMIEKHLAKPNLKFSVDIHGGGADLLFPHHENEAAQTRCATDHTLAAYWMHNGFVNIDGQKMSKSLGNSFFLKDALKEYDGEVLRFYLLSTHYRSNFNFNTVDLDLAKKRLDKIYRLKKRLFGLSGSTDASEFKDALLEALSDDMNISLALSLIDEMISNANETLDSAGKHKVLKKEIISNLAFIKEILGFGVKNPYEYFQSGVDEATKEKLRELISKRDVAKKEKDFATSDKLRDEILSFGVNIMDTPQGTFWEKV; encoded by the coding sequence ATGAAGATTTACGATTCACAACAAAAAATAAAACGAGAATTCATCCCTCAAGATAAAAACAATGTAACACTATATGTTTGCGGTCCAACAGTCTATGATGATGCTCACTTAGGTCATGCAAAGAGTGCTTTAGTTTTTGACCTGCTTTGTAGAGTTTTGCGTGCGAATGGATACAAGGTTACTTATGCTAGAAATATCACAGATATTGATGATAAGATTATAAAAAAAGCACAGCAAGAGAACAAAACTATAAAAGAGATAACAGAGTTTTACACTGAGGCTTATCATAAAGAGATGTCAAAGCTTGGAGTTATAAGACCAGATATTGAGCCAAAAGCTACAGAGTCGCTAGATGCCATGATAGAGTTTATCCAAAGACTCATAGATAAAAATCACGCCTATAAAACAGAAGATGGAGATGTATATTTTGATACTTCAAGCGATGCTGAGTATCTAAGCCTCTCAAAAAGAGTCCAAGAAGAAGAAGATAAACTTCAAAGAGTTGAGAGCTCATCACAAAAGAGAAGCAGTGCTGATTTTGCTCTTTGGAAGAGTATAAAAGATGGAAGTGTTACATTTGACTCCCCTTATGGTAAGGGTCGCCCAGGTTGGCATCTTGAGTGTTCTGCTATGATAGAAAAACATTTAGCAAAGCCTAATCTTAAGTTTAGTGTAGATATCCACGGCGGAGGAGCAGACCTACTCTTTCCTCACCATGAAAATGAAGCTGCACAGACAAGATGTGCAACAGATCACACACTAGCTGCTTACTGGATGCACAACGGTTTTGTAAACATAGATGGCCAAAAGATGTCAAAGAGTTTGGGCAATAGCTTTTTTCTCAAAGATGCGCTAAAAGAGTACGATGGAGAGGTTTTACGGTTTTATCTTCTTAGCACTCATTATAGAAGCAACTTTAACTTCAACACTGTGGACTTAGATCTTGCTAAAAAAAGACTTGACAAGATCTACAGACTAAAAAAACGACTCTTTGGACTTAGTGGATCAACAGATGCAAGTGAGTTTAAAGATGCACTCTTAGAAGCTCTAAGTGATGACATGAACATCTCTTTAGCACTAAGCCTCATTGATGAGATGATATCAAATGCAAATGAGACTCTTGATAGTGCTGGCAAACATAAAGTGCTTAAAAAAGAGATTATTTCAAACCTTGCTTTTATAAAAGAAATTTTAGGTTTTGGTGTTAAAAATCCTTACGAATACTTCCAATCAGGGGTAGATGAGGCGACTAAAGAGAAGCTAAGAGAGCTAATATCAAAAAGAGATGTGGCAAAAAAAGAGAAAGACTTTGCAACTTCTGATAAACTCAGAGATGAAATATTATCCTTTGGAGTAAACATAATGGACACCCCACAAGGCACTTTTTGGGAGAAAGTATAA